In a genomic window of Myxococcales bacterium:
- the rpmB gene encoding 50S ribosomal protein L28, with amino-acid sequence MSRVCEVTGKKPLVGHNVSHSNRHTKRRFEVNLVTKRFWLEGEKRWITLKLSTRAMRTIDKRGLGAVLADMRAAGKKI; translated from the coding sequence ATGTCGCGCGTCTGTGAAGTCACCGGTAAGAAGCCGCTCGTCGGCCACAACGTCAGCCACTCGAACCGCCACACCAAGCGGCGCTTCGAGGTGAACCTGGTCACCAAGCGGTTCTGGCTCGAGGGCGAGAAGCGCTGGATCACGCTCAAGCTGTCGACCCGCGCGATGCGCACGATCGACAAGCGCGGCCTCGGCGCGGTGCTCGCCGACATGCGCGCCGCCGGCAAGAAGATCTGA
- the rpmG gene encoding 50S ribosomal protein L33: MAKKGKGGRELIRLVSTADTGYFYTTSKNRKRTPDKLVFKKYDPVVRKHVEFKESKI, translated from the coding sequence ATGGCGAAGAAAGGCAAAGGCGGCCGCGAGCTCATCCGGCTCGTCTCCACCGCGGACACCGGTTACTTCTACACGACGTCGAAGAACCGCAAGCGGACGCCCGACAAGCTCGTCTTCAAGAAGTACGACCCGGTCGTGCGCAAGCACGTCGAGTTCAAAGAGTCGAAGATCTGA